Proteins encoded within one genomic window of Girardinichthys multiradiatus isolate DD_20200921_A chromosome 21, DD_fGirMul_XY1, whole genome shotgun sequence:
- the fam168b gene encoding myelin-associated neurite-outgrowth inhibitor isoform X4 — translation MNPVYSPAPTGVPFPNTKGLSYQAGFPVGYATAAPAYSPSVYAGANPGFPSGYATGTAFKMSCSPNTGTIPPYSSSPNPYAAVYPVRSTYHQQSPYAQALIPSQQQGTYYTQPLYAAPPHVIHHTTVVQPNGMPAAMYAPPIPSSRPNGVTMGMVGTTMAMSAGTLFSSPSPAPVAPHPVTMPTYRPPGTPSYSYVPPQW, via the exons ATGAATCCTGTATACAGCCCTGCACCAACAGGGGTCCCCTTCCCCAACACCAAGGGTTTGAGCTATCAAG CTGGATTTCCTGTCGGCTACGCAACGGCTGCACCGGCATACAGTCCCAGTGTTTATGCTGGAGCGAACCCAGGCTTCCCCAGTG GCTACGCTACTGGCACTGCTTTCAAAATGTCCTGCTCTCCCAACACGGGGACCATTCCTCCGTACTCCTCCTCTCCGAACCCTTACGCTGCTGTTTATCCTGTTAGGAGCACCTATCACCAACAGAGCCCTTACGCACAG GCACTAATACCTTCACAACAGCAAGGCACCTATTACACGCAGCCGCTGTACGCTGCTCCTCCTCATGTCATCCACCACACGACGGTGGTCCAGCCCAATGGGATGCCTGCAGCTATGTATGCCCCGCCCATCCCTTCTTCTCGCCCCAATGGCGTTACCATGGGGATGGTAGGCACAACCATGGCCATGTCAGCAG GAACTTTGTTCTCAAGTCCATCACCAGCACCTGTTGCCCCCCATCCAGTTACGATGCCCACATATCGGCCCCCTGGTACCCCCAGCTACAGTTATGTGCCCCCGCAGTGGTGA
- the fam168b gene encoding myelin-associated neurite-outgrowth inhibitor isoform X1, with translation MQGAGALSDCEQTNTMNPVYSPAPTGVPFPNTKGLSYQAAGFPVGYATAAPAYSPSVYAGANPGFPSGYATGTAFKMSCSPNTGTIPPYSSSPNPYAAVYPVRSTYHQQSPYAQALIPSQQQGTYYTQPLYAAPPHVIHHTTVVQPNGMPAAMYAPPIPSSRPNGVTMGMVGTTMAMSAGTLFSSPSPAPVAPHPVTMPTYRPPGTPSYSYVPPQW, from the exons ATGCAAGGAGCGGGCGCGCTCAG CGACTGTGAGCAGACCAACACCATGAATCCTGTATACAGCCCTGCACCAACAGGGGTCCCCTTCCCCAACACCAAGGGTTTGAGCTATCAAG CAGCTGGATTTCCTGTCGGCTACGCAACGGCTGCACCGGCATACAGTCCCAGTGTTTATGCTGGAGCGAACCCAGGCTTCCCCAGTG GCTACGCTACTGGCACTGCTTTCAAAATGTCCTGCTCTCCCAACACGGGGACCATTCCTCCGTACTCCTCCTCTCCGAACCCTTACGCTGCTGTTTATCCTGTTAGGAGCACCTATCACCAACAGAGCCCTTACGCACAG GCACTAATACCTTCACAACAGCAAGGCACCTATTACACGCAGCCGCTGTACGCTGCTCCTCCTCATGTCATCCACCACACGACGGTGGTCCAGCCCAATGGGATGCCTGCAGCTATGTATGCCCCGCCCATCCCTTCTTCTCGCCCCAATGGCGTTACCATGGGGATGGTAGGCACAACCATGGCCATGTCAGCAG GAACTTTGTTCTCAAGTCCATCACCAGCACCTGTTGCCCCCCATCCAGTTACGATGCCCACATATCGGCCCCCTGGTACCCCCAGCTACAGTTATGTGCCCCCGCAGTGGTGA
- the rbbp8 gene encoding DNA endonuclease RBBP8 isoform X1: protein MSSPGDRSGSIRPADLFEDLWMQLKYCHQNTVQEFEAKVSKLKKDRCLDAQRLEVFYNRNQQLKEQNQSLQETIGLLEERVRPGECNRCAVLEEKLKSSQDHNLDVITKLKNEKKNLEDESRELRAELQRMKTSHRCCVCISAEPEETSPPEPEEGVIPDSPILPSSLPVANKLRKRKPADKSQHVRYAETPLPQSSSSLFNELKKWPDDGGAKNSGREVLVPNTCELDTSQSSNDAKEETEEVVAETCGLELLGNHHRKTELPQNHQSSTKSTWKHNVRLRPFSSSSARIHSSDLTTDRSPSLLPCTKRFSEEGSFCRAKRRKQECDLGVQGGGEVGVDNQMEGKPLQPEIISQAITSVSNLGFKTEQLGNKGQSRQSETPNQKLTVSCEEPAFKKPLGKAEEQADERRRSLQDRNGLQKRLQPKDSEGQQTVEPMWSIDPALALSMYESEQREDEEVEEKLRPEELGDTDCTWVSHSLLQRRREDSQDMQSGLGDKANDSLDMLFDATSLGEYKSYNCSHLDQSQHCEEVKEDPNDKDLRETTGCHSRARQPTFAHVAVVRKKDERRKLKGTTCKECEVYYAHLPEEEKQKKLSACSRHRYLYVPPCTPENFWEVGFPSTQTCIERGYIREEKNPQARSRRRQPFNALFSPKRSQKRS, encoded by the exons ATGAGCAGTCCAGGAGACCGCAGCGGCTCCATCAGACCCGCTGACCTCTTTGAAGACCTTTGGATGCAGTTGAAATACTGCCACCAAAACACAGTACAAG AATTTGAGGCAAAAGTGAGCAAACTGAAAAAGGATCGCTGTCT AGATGCTCAGAGGCTGGAGGTGTTTTATAATCGCAACCAGCAGCTCAAGGAGCAAAATCAAAGCCTTCAGGAGACCATCGGTCTGCTGGAAGAAAG GGTCCGTCCAGGAGAGTGTAATCGTTGTGCCGTCTTGGAGGAGAAGCTGAAAAGCAGTCAGGATCACAATCTGGATGTAATCACCAAACTGA aaaatgagaagaaaaaccTGGAAGATGAAAGCAGAGAGCTACGAGCTGAACTGCAGAGGATGAAGACCTCTCA CAGATGTTGCGTTTGCATCAGTGCAGAACCCGAGGAGACCTCACCGCCCGAGCCGGAGGAAGGCGTCATCCCAGACTCTCCGATCTTGCCGAGCTCGCTGCCCGTGGCGAACAAACTGAGGAAACGTAAACCCGCTGACAAGAGCCAACATGTTCGTTACGCAGAGACGCCTCTGCCGCAGAGCAGCAGCTCTCTCTTTAATG AGTTAAAGAAATGGCCTGATGATGGAGGTGCAAAGAATTCTGGGAGAGAAGTGCTCGTGCCGAACACTTGTGAACTGGACACATCCCAAAGCTCAA ATGATGCGAAGGAAGAAACTGAAGAGGTGGTTGCAGAAACCTGCGGCCTGGAGCTGCTGGGTAATCATCACCGT AAAACAGAGTTGCCTCAGAATCATCAAAGCAGCACCAAAAGTACCTGGAAGCACAACGTTCGTTTAAG GCCTTTCTCCTCTTCATCGGCACGGATCCACAGTTCAGACTTGACCACAGACAGATCGCCGTCTCTTCTTCCATGTACAAAACGCTTTTCAGAGGAAGGCTCCTTCTGCAGGGCCAAACGGAGGAAGCAGGAATGTGATTTAGGGGTGCAGGGAGGCGGCGAAGTGGGGGTGGATAATCAAATGGAAGGCAAACCCTTACAACCTGAGATCATCAGCCAGGCCATCACATCTGTCTCTAATCTTGGCTTTAAAACAGAGCAGCTGGGCAACAAG GGTCAGTCAAGACAAAGTGAAACTCCCAACCAGAAGCTGACTGTCTCTTGTGAGGAACCTGCTTTTAAGAAACCTCTCGGTAAAGCTGAAGAGCAAGCAGACGAGAGGAGAAGATCTCTGCAGGATCGGAATGGTTTACAGAAACGGCTTCAACCTAAAGACT CTGAAGGACAGCAGACAGTGGAGCCTATGTGGAGCATCGACCCTGCACTCGCTCTGTCCATGTATGAGAGCGAGCAGAGAGAAGACGAG gaagtggaagaaaagctgCGACCTGAAGAGCTGGGAGATACCGACTGCACCTGGGTCAGTCACAGCCTGCTGCAGCGTCGGCGAGAGGACAGTCAGGACATGCAGTCTG gACTTGGTGACAAGGCCAATGACAGTTTGGATATGTTATTTGATGCAACATCCTTAGGGGAGTACAAGTCATACAACTGCTCGCATTTAGACCAGAGTCAGCATTGTGAAGAAGTTAAGGAAGACCCTAACG ATAAAGATCTTCGTGAAACTACTGGATGTCACAGCAGAGCTCG GCAGCCAACATTTGCACATGTGGCCGTCGTTCGCAAGAAGGACGAGAGGAGAAAGCTGAAGGGTACCACATGCAAGGAATGTGAAGTG TATTACGCTCATCTGCCGGAGGAGGAGAAGCAAAAGAAGCTATCGGCTTGCTCGAGGCATCGGTATCTCTATGTTCCTCCTTGTACCCCTGAAAACTTCTGGGAAGTTGGATTCCCATCGACACAGACCTGCATTGAAAGAG GTTACATCAGGGAGGAGAAGAACCCTCAGGCACGCTCACGAAGGCGACAGCCATTTAACGCCTTGTTCTCCCCGAAGCGGAGCCAGAAGCGGAGCTGA
- the rbbp8 gene encoding DNA endonuclease RBBP8 isoform X2, whose amino-acid sequence MSSPGDRSGSIRPADLFEDLWMQLKYCHQNTVQEFEAKVSKLKKDRCLDAQRLEVFYNRNQQLKEQNQSLQETIGLLEERVRPGECNRCAVLEEKLKSSQDHNLDVITKLKNEKKNLEDESRELRAELQRMKTSQCCVCISAEPEETSPPEPEEGVIPDSPILPSSLPVANKLRKRKPADKSQHVRYAETPLPQSSSSLFNELKKWPDDGGAKNSGREVLVPNTCELDTSQSSNDAKEETEEVVAETCGLELLGNHHRKTELPQNHQSSTKSTWKHNVRLRPFSSSSARIHSSDLTTDRSPSLLPCTKRFSEEGSFCRAKRRKQECDLGVQGGGEVGVDNQMEGKPLQPEIISQAITSVSNLGFKTEQLGNKGQSRQSETPNQKLTVSCEEPAFKKPLGKAEEQADERRRSLQDRNGLQKRLQPKDSEGQQTVEPMWSIDPALALSMYESEQREDEEVEEKLRPEELGDTDCTWVSHSLLQRRREDSQDMQSGLGDKANDSLDMLFDATSLGEYKSYNCSHLDQSQHCEEVKEDPNDKDLRETTGCHSRARQPTFAHVAVVRKKDERRKLKGTTCKECEVYYAHLPEEEKQKKLSACSRHRYLYVPPCTPENFWEVGFPSTQTCIERGYIREEKNPQARSRRRQPFNALFSPKRSQKRS is encoded by the exons ATGAGCAGTCCAGGAGACCGCAGCGGCTCCATCAGACCCGCTGACCTCTTTGAAGACCTTTGGATGCAGTTGAAATACTGCCACCAAAACACAGTACAAG AATTTGAGGCAAAAGTGAGCAAACTGAAAAAGGATCGCTGTCT AGATGCTCAGAGGCTGGAGGTGTTTTATAATCGCAACCAGCAGCTCAAGGAGCAAAATCAAAGCCTTCAGGAGACCATCGGTCTGCTGGAAGAAAG GGTCCGTCCAGGAGAGTGTAATCGTTGTGCCGTCTTGGAGGAGAAGCTGAAAAGCAGTCAGGATCACAATCTGGATGTAATCACCAAACTGA aaaatgagaagaaaaaccTGGAAGATGAAAGCAGAGAGCTACGAGCTGAACTGCAGAGGATGAAGACCTCTCA ATGTTGCGTTTGCATCAGTGCAGAACCCGAGGAGACCTCACCGCCCGAGCCGGAGGAAGGCGTCATCCCAGACTCTCCGATCTTGCCGAGCTCGCTGCCCGTGGCGAACAAACTGAGGAAACGTAAACCCGCTGACAAGAGCCAACATGTTCGTTACGCAGAGACGCCTCTGCCGCAGAGCAGCAGCTCTCTCTTTAATG AGTTAAAGAAATGGCCTGATGATGGAGGTGCAAAGAATTCTGGGAGAGAAGTGCTCGTGCCGAACACTTGTGAACTGGACACATCCCAAAGCTCAA ATGATGCGAAGGAAGAAACTGAAGAGGTGGTTGCAGAAACCTGCGGCCTGGAGCTGCTGGGTAATCATCACCGT AAAACAGAGTTGCCTCAGAATCATCAAAGCAGCACCAAAAGTACCTGGAAGCACAACGTTCGTTTAAG GCCTTTCTCCTCTTCATCGGCACGGATCCACAGTTCAGACTTGACCACAGACAGATCGCCGTCTCTTCTTCCATGTACAAAACGCTTTTCAGAGGAAGGCTCCTTCTGCAGGGCCAAACGGAGGAAGCAGGAATGTGATTTAGGGGTGCAGGGAGGCGGCGAAGTGGGGGTGGATAATCAAATGGAAGGCAAACCCTTACAACCTGAGATCATCAGCCAGGCCATCACATCTGTCTCTAATCTTGGCTTTAAAACAGAGCAGCTGGGCAACAAG GGTCAGTCAAGACAAAGTGAAACTCCCAACCAGAAGCTGACTGTCTCTTGTGAGGAACCTGCTTTTAAGAAACCTCTCGGTAAAGCTGAAGAGCAAGCAGACGAGAGGAGAAGATCTCTGCAGGATCGGAATGGTTTACAGAAACGGCTTCAACCTAAAGACT CTGAAGGACAGCAGACAGTGGAGCCTATGTGGAGCATCGACCCTGCACTCGCTCTGTCCATGTATGAGAGCGAGCAGAGAGAAGACGAG gaagtggaagaaaagctgCGACCTGAAGAGCTGGGAGATACCGACTGCACCTGGGTCAGTCACAGCCTGCTGCAGCGTCGGCGAGAGGACAGTCAGGACATGCAGTCTG gACTTGGTGACAAGGCCAATGACAGTTTGGATATGTTATTTGATGCAACATCCTTAGGGGAGTACAAGTCATACAACTGCTCGCATTTAGACCAGAGTCAGCATTGTGAAGAAGTTAAGGAAGACCCTAACG ATAAAGATCTTCGTGAAACTACTGGATGTCACAGCAGAGCTCG GCAGCCAACATTTGCACATGTGGCCGTCGTTCGCAAGAAGGACGAGAGGAGAAAGCTGAAGGGTACCACATGCAAGGAATGTGAAGTG TATTACGCTCATCTGCCGGAGGAGGAGAAGCAAAAGAAGCTATCGGCTTGCTCGAGGCATCGGTATCTCTATGTTCCTCCTTGTACCCCTGAAAACTTCTGGGAAGTTGGATTCCCATCGACACAGACCTGCATTGAAAGAG GTTACATCAGGGAGGAGAAGAACCCTCAGGCACGCTCACGAAGGCGACAGCCATTTAACGCCTTGTTCTCCCCGAAGCGGAGCCAGAAGCGGAGCTGA
- the rbbp8 gene encoding DNA endonuclease RBBP8 isoform X3, producing the protein MSSPGDRSGSIRPADLFEDLWMQLKYCHQNTVQEFEAKVSKLKKDRCLDAQRLEVFYNRNQQLKEQNQSLQETIGLLEERVRPGECNRCAVLEEKLKSSQDHNLDVITKLKNEKKNLEDESRELRAELQRMKTSHAEPEETSPPEPEEGVIPDSPILPSSLPVANKLRKRKPADKSQHVRYAETPLPQSSSSLFNELKKWPDDGGAKNSGREVLVPNTCELDTSQSSNDAKEETEEVVAETCGLELLGNHHRKTELPQNHQSSTKSTWKHNVRLRPFSSSSARIHSSDLTTDRSPSLLPCTKRFSEEGSFCRAKRRKQECDLGVQGGGEVGVDNQMEGKPLQPEIISQAITSVSNLGFKTEQLGNKGQSRQSETPNQKLTVSCEEPAFKKPLGKAEEQADERRRSLQDRNGLQKRLQPKDSEGQQTVEPMWSIDPALALSMYESEQREDEEVEEKLRPEELGDTDCTWVSHSLLQRRREDSQDMQSGLGDKANDSLDMLFDATSLGEYKSYNCSHLDQSQHCEEVKEDPNDKDLRETTGCHSRARQPTFAHVAVVRKKDERRKLKGTTCKECEVYYAHLPEEEKQKKLSACSRHRYLYVPPCTPENFWEVGFPSTQTCIERGYIREEKNPQARSRRRQPFNALFSPKRSQKRS; encoded by the exons ATGAGCAGTCCAGGAGACCGCAGCGGCTCCATCAGACCCGCTGACCTCTTTGAAGACCTTTGGATGCAGTTGAAATACTGCCACCAAAACACAGTACAAG AATTTGAGGCAAAAGTGAGCAAACTGAAAAAGGATCGCTGTCT AGATGCTCAGAGGCTGGAGGTGTTTTATAATCGCAACCAGCAGCTCAAGGAGCAAAATCAAAGCCTTCAGGAGACCATCGGTCTGCTGGAAGAAAG GGTCCGTCCAGGAGAGTGTAATCGTTGTGCCGTCTTGGAGGAGAAGCTGAAAAGCAGTCAGGATCACAATCTGGATGTAATCACCAAACTGA aaaatgagaagaaaaaccTGGAAGATGAAAGCAGAGAGCTACGAGCTGAACTGCAGAGGATGAAGACCTCTCA TGCAGAACCCGAGGAGACCTCACCGCCCGAGCCGGAGGAAGGCGTCATCCCAGACTCTCCGATCTTGCCGAGCTCGCTGCCCGTGGCGAACAAACTGAGGAAACGTAAACCCGCTGACAAGAGCCAACATGTTCGTTACGCAGAGACGCCTCTGCCGCAGAGCAGCAGCTCTCTCTTTAATG AGTTAAAGAAATGGCCTGATGATGGAGGTGCAAAGAATTCTGGGAGAGAAGTGCTCGTGCCGAACACTTGTGAACTGGACACATCCCAAAGCTCAA ATGATGCGAAGGAAGAAACTGAAGAGGTGGTTGCAGAAACCTGCGGCCTGGAGCTGCTGGGTAATCATCACCGT AAAACAGAGTTGCCTCAGAATCATCAAAGCAGCACCAAAAGTACCTGGAAGCACAACGTTCGTTTAAG GCCTTTCTCCTCTTCATCGGCACGGATCCACAGTTCAGACTTGACCACAGACAGATCGCCGTCTCTTCTTCCATGTACAAAACGCTTTTCAGAGGAAGGCTCCTTCTGCAGGGCCAAACGGAGGAAGCAGGAATGTGATTTAGGGGTGCAGGGAGGCGGCGAAGTGGGGGTGGATAATCAAATGGAAGGCAAACCCTTACAACCTGAGATCATCAGCCAGGCCATCACATCTGTCTCTAATCTTGGCTTTAAAACAGAGCAGCTGGGCAACAAG GGTCAGTCAAGACAAAGTGAAACTCCCAACCAGAAGCTGACTGTCTCTTGTGAGGAACCTGCTTTTAAGAAACCTCTCGGTAAAGCTGAAGAGCAAGCAGACGAGAGGAGAAGATCTCTGCAGGATCGGAATGGTTTACAGAAACGGCTTCAACCTAAAGACT CTGAAGGACAGCAGACAGTGGAGCCTATGTGGAGCATCGACCCTGCACTCGCTCTGTCCATGTATGAGAGCGAGCAGAGAGAAGACGAG gaagtggaagaaaagctgCGACCTGAAGAGCTGGGAGATACCGACTGCACCTGGGTCAGTCACAGCCTGCTGCAGCGTCGGCGAGAGGACAGTCAGGACATGCAGTCTG gACTTGGTGACAAGGCCAATGACAGTTTGGATATGTTATTTGATGCAACATCCTTAGGGGAGTACAAGTCATACAACTGCTCGCATTTAGACCAGAGTCAGCATTGTGAAGAAGTTAAGGAAGACCCTAACG ATAAAGATCTTCGTGAAACTACTGGATGTCACAGCAGAGCTCG GCAGCCAACATTTGCACATGTGGCCGTCGTTCGCAAGAAGGACGAGAGGAGAAAGCTGAAGGGTACCACATGCAAGGAATGTGAAGTG TATTACGCTCATCTGCCGGAGGAGGAGAAGCAAAAGAAGCTATCGGCTTGCTCGAGGCATCGGTATCTCTATGTTCCTCCTTGTACCCCTGAAAACTTCTGGGAAGTTGGATTCCCATCGACACAGACCTGCATTGAAAGAG GTTACATCAGGGAGGAGAAGAACCCTCAGGCACGCTCACGAAGGCGACAGCCATTTAACGCCTTGTTCTCCCCGAAGCGGAGCCAGAAGCGGAGCTGA
- the fam168b gene encoding myelin-associated neurite-outgrowth inhibitor isoform X2, with translation MQGAGALSDCEQTNTMNPVYSPAPTGVPFPNTKGLSYQAGFPVGYATAAPAYSPSVYAGANPGFPSGYATGTAFKMSCSPNTGTIPPYSSSPNPYAAVYPVRSTYHQQSPYAQALIPSQQQGTYYTQPLYAAPPHVIHHTTVVQPNGMPAAMYAPPIPSSRPNGVTMGMVGTTMAMSAGTLFSSPSPAPVAPHPVTMPTYRPPGTPSYSYVPPQW, from the exons ATGCAAGGAGCGGGCGCGCTCAG CGACTGTGAGCAGACCAACACCATGAATCCTGTATACAGCCCTGCACCAACAGGGGTCCCCTTCCCCAACACCAAGGGTTTGAGCTATCAAG CTGGATTTCCTGTCGGCTACGCAACGGCTGCACCGGCATACAGTCCCAGTGTTTATGCTGGAGCGAACCCAGGCTTCCCCAGTG GCTACGCTACTGGCACTGCTTTCAAAATGTCCTGCTCTCCCAACACGGGGACCATTCCTCCGTACTCCTCCTCTCCGAACCCTTACGCTGCTGTTTATCCTGTTAGGAGCACCTATCACCAACAGAGCCCTTACGCACAG GCACTAATACCTTCACAACAGCAAGGCACCTATTACACGCAGCCGCTGTACGCTGCTCCTCCTCATGTCATCCACCACACGACGGTGGTCCAGCCCAATGGGATGCCTGCAGCTATGTATGCCCCGCCCATCCCTTCTTCTCGCCCCAATGGCGTTACCATGGGGATGGTAGGCACAACCATGGCCATGTCAGCAG GAACTTTGTTCTCAAGTCCATCACCAGCACCTGTTGCCCCCCATCCAGTTACGATGCCCACATATCGGCCCCCTGGTACCCCCAGCTACAGTTATGTGCCCCCGCAGTGGTGA
- the fam168b gene encoding myelin-associated neurite-outgrowth inhibitor isoform X3 yields the protein MNPVYSPAPTGVPFPNTKGLSYQAAGFPVGYATAAPAYSPSVYAGANPGFPSGYATGTAFKMSCSPNTGTIPPYSSSPNPYAAVYPVRSTYHQQSPYAQALIPSQQQGTYYTQPLYAAPPHVIHHTTVVQPNGMPAAMYAPPIPSSRPNGVTMGMVGTTMAMSAGTLFSSPSPAPVAPHPVTMPTYRPPGTPSYSYVPPQW from the exons ATGAATCCTGTATACAGCCCTGCACCAACAGGGGTCCCCTTCCCCAACACCAAGGGTTTGAGCTATCAAG CAGCTGGATTTCCTGTCGGCTACGCAACGGCTGCACCGGCATACAGTCCCAGTGTTTATGCTGGAGCGAACCCAGGCTTCCCCAGTG GCTACGCTACTGGCACTGCTTTCAAAATGTCCTGCTCTCCCAACACGGGGACCATTCCTCCGTACTCCTCCTCTCCGAACCCTTACGCTGCTGTTTATCCTGTTAGGAGCACCTATCACCAACAGAGCCCTTACGCACAG GCACTAATACCTTCACAACAGCAAGGCACCTATTACACGCAGCCGCTGTACGCTGCTCCTCCTCATGTCATCCACCACACGACGGTGGTCCAGCCCAATGGGATGCCTGCAGCTATGTATGCCCCGCCCATCCCTTCTTCTCGCCCCAATGGCGTTACCATGGGGATGGTAGGCACAACCATGGCCATGTCAGCAG GAACTTTGTTCTCAAGTCCATCACCAGCACCTGTTGCCCCCCATCCAGTTACGATGCCCACATATCGGCCCCCTGGTACCCCCAGCTACAGTTATGTGCCCCCGCAGTGGTGA
- the fbxo45 gene encoding F-box/SPRY domain-containing protein 1, giving the protein MSVAAARGGSSPCLGAAAAAASCSSAGSSYAAPAGGGAGVAGRLPVRVLEHIFSYLELSDLMRCSLVSWHWNNILGDENSEVWRSLSSRTLSDEALRSDILCNLPTYKGKLKAFQHALSSHDCSRNVYVKKNGFTLHRNPIAQSTDGARGKIGFTEGRHAWEIWWEGPLGTVAVIGIATKRAAMQCQGYVALLGSDDQSWGWNLVDNNLLHNGEVNGNFPQCNNAPKYQIGERIRVILDMDDKTLAFERGFEFLGVAFRGLPKVCLFPAVSAVYGNTEVTMVYLGKPLDG; this is encoded by the exons ATGTCTGTAGCGGCCGCTAGGGGAGGAAGCTCCCCCTGCTTGGGCGCAGCAGCAGCGGCAGCCAGTTGCAGCTCCGCCGGCTCGTCCTACGCTGCCCCGGCGGGGGGAGGCGCAGGGGTGGCCGGGAGGTTGCCAGTTAGAGTGCTGGAGCATATTTTCTCCTATCTGGAGCTATCTGACCTGATGCGCTGCTCGTTGGTCAGCTGGCACTGGAACAACATTCTTGGGGACGAGAACAGCGAGGTGTGGCGCAGCCTCAGCTCTAGGACTCTGAGCGACGAAGCCCTGCGGTCTGATATCTTGTGCAACCTGCCCACTTATAAGGGGAAG CTCAAGGCCTTCCAACATGCCCTGAGCTCCCATGACTGCTCCCGCAACGTTTACGTGAAAAAGAACGGCTTCACCCTGCACCGCAACCCTATAGCCCAGAGTACGGATGGGGCACGGGGCAAGATTGGCTTCACAGAGGGCCGGCATGCCTGGGAGATCTGGTGGGAAGGCCCCCTCGGCACCGTGGCAGTGATAGGCATTGCCACGAAGCGAGCGGCGATGCAGTGCCAGGGCTATGTAGCCCTGCTGGGCAGCGATGATCAGAGCTGGGGCTGGAACTTGGTCGATAATAACCTGCTTCATAACGGGGAGGTCAACGGAAACTTCCCGCAGTGCAACAATGCACCCAAATATCAG ATTGGGGAGCGAATACGAGTGATTCTAGACATGGACGACAAGACGTTAGCCTTCGAGAGAGGCTTTGAGTTTCTCGGAGTTGCTTTCCGTGGACTGCCGAAAGTCTGCCTGTTTCCTGCCGTCTCCGCAGTGTACGGCAACACTGAAGTCACAATGGTTTATCTGGGAAAACCTCTGGACGGTTAG